A genomic window from Antedon mediterranea chromosome 4, ecAntMedi1.1, whole genome shotgun sequence includes:
- the LOC140047926 gene encoding uncharacterized protein, with amino-acid sequence MTEPRFTPSKRFSIDSILADTKSSTKQTEPPISPTSNDRHSPQPSLPSSPSSPIKTADKDTRSSWPAGMSVSSEMSLHHFRPPLGVPPLTWYAWMHGANPYFPYNYERPVLGQTHLHSRTLPSSTSSPVKVSDSLSSANDDKRPKSPELDCKSGDSDNEDSKKSDIKNPKRKKKTRTVFSRSQVFQLESTFDMKRYLSSSERAGLAASLQLTETQVKIWFQNRRNKWKRQLAAEMEAASMAHNAQRMVRVPILYHEHSRNMSENSAAAISSSVLPYPFSYQTSYQGLSAPRPTIPSIVS; translated from the exons aTGACGGAACCAAGGTTTACACCATCTAAGCGTTTTTCGATCGATAGTATCCTGGCAGATACGAAATCATCAACGAAACAGACGGAGCCACCGATATCCCCAACTAGCAATGATAGACACTCACCCCAGCCTAGTCTTCCAAGCTCACCGTCTAGCCCTATCAAAACAGCCGATAAAGACACCAGAAGTAGCTGGCCTGCTGGCATGTCCGTTTCCTCAGAGATGAGCCTACATCACTTTAGGCCCCCGTTAGGAGTGCCACCTCTAACTTGGTATGCCTGGATGCACGGAGCAAATCCATATTTCCCGTACAACTACGAAC GCCCAGTACTTGGTCAAACACACCTTCATTCACGTACTTTACCCTCGTCTACATCAAGCCCCGTTAAGGTGAGCGACTCACTAAGCTCCGCTAATGATGATAAAAGGCCTAAATCACCAGAATTAGACTGTAAATCAGGAGATTCGGACAACGAAGATTCTAAAAAATCAGACATTAAAAACCCAAAACGTAAGAAGAAAACCCGAACCGTTTTCAGCAGAAGCCAAGTATTTCAGCTCGAGTCAACGTTTGATATGAAACGGTACTTATCGAGTTCAGAACGAGCGGGCCTAGCAGCATCATTACAACTGACAGAAACACAGGTGAAAATTTGGTTCCAAAACAGAAGGAATAAATGGAAACGGCAATTAGCTGCCGAAATGGAGGCTGCCAGTATGGCGCACAACGCACAAAGGATGGTGCGCGTACCGATTTTATACCACGAACATTCACGTAACATGAGCGAGAACTCCGCCGCCGCAATCAGTTCCTCGGTGCTCCCATACCCGTTCTCTTACCAAACATCGTATCAAGGACTTTCGGCACCCAGACCTACAATACCATCCATAGTTTCATag